In Leifsonia sp. PS1209, the genomic stretch GTCTGCGGCCTGCTGATCGGCCACCGCGTACCGGCCGATCTGCACGGTCGCGAGGTAGCTGGCGGTGGGCACGTCGCACTCGTACGTCCACGTCGCGCGCCCGGACGACACGGTCCGGTCGACCAGCTCACCCGTCGCCACCACCGTGTACGGCTGCTCGGCCGAGACCCGGATGCGGTACCTCGCCCGGTCGGACGGGTGGTCGTTGCAGGGGAACCACGTGGGCGCCCCGGACGGCTGCGCCGCCACGATGACGCCGTCGGTCAGCTCCTCCCAGCCGACCAGGCCCCAGGCACTGCGCCGCGGGGCGGGCGAGCCTGCATAGTCCACGGCGACCGTGAACGTCGCGCCGGCAGGGATCGGCTGCTCCGGTGTGACGACGAGCTTCGACGCCGCCTGCCGGAAACGGGTGCGACGGCCGCCGTCCACGGACACCTTTCCCACCTTCAGCCGCACCAGGTCGAGGCTGAACGATGACAGCTCCTGGGTGGCCGTCGCGGTGATGACGGCCCGCGCATCGAGCCGGTTGGTGGCCACGCGGTAGCGCAGGTCGAGATCGTAGGCGTCGACGCCGTATCCACCGTTGCCGGAGTGCGGGAGGTAGTCGTCGCCGACGCCGCGGGAACCCGCGGACGCCGAGGTCATGAGACCGTCGCGTGGTAGTCGGCGACCTTGACCTCGCGCCACGGCCCGATCGGGTTGCCGCTCCACCTGCTGCGGTCGGGGACGAGCTCCCCGCGCATCACGAGCGACGCCGGTCCGACCGTCGCGTGCGCCCCGATCCTGGCGGCGGGGAGGATGACGCTGTGCGGCCCGAGAGTGCCGCCGGTCTCCAAAGTCACCGTGTCCATGCTCATGATTCGATCATGGAACAGGTGCGTTTGCACGACGCAGCCGCGATTCACAGTGGATGCGTCGCCCAGCCTCACCAGGTCGGCCTCCGGCAGCCAGTAGCTCTCGCACCACACCCCGCGCCCGATCCGCGCGCCGAGGCTGCGCAGCCACCACACCAGGGCAGGCGTGCCGGAGGCGGCCTGGGCGAACCACGGCGCCGCCACCATCTCGACGAACGCGTCGGACACCTCGCTGCGCCACACGAACGACGACCACAGCGGATGCTCCGCCACCCGGATGCGCTGCACCAGTGCCCACTTCGCCACCGTGCTCACCGCCGCGGCGACCGCTCCGAACGCGAGCATCACCACGCCGCTGAGCAGCACGGCCGCCCACGGCCCCCAGGCTTCGGCGAGCGCCGTCAGCGTGAACAGCACGCCGAGCCCGATGGCGCAGGTGACGAACACGGGCACGATCCGGCACAGCTCCCAGAGCGCGCGGGCCACGCGGAGTCCCGCCGATGGGCTGTACGTGCGGCTGAGGTCGCCGCTCGCCGCGCTGCGCCGGAGTCGCACCGGGGGCGAGCCGAGCCACGACGATCCCGGCTTGGACTTGCGCGGTGCGGCGGACAGCACGGCGACGAGCCCGTCCTTCGGCACGCGGTGCCCGGGCGCCGCCATGCCGGAGTTGCCGAGGAAGGCGCGCGCTCCGATGTCGGAGCGGGCCACCCTGACCCGCCCGCCGCCCAGTTCGTACGACGCGACCAGAGTGTCGTCCGCGAGGAAGGCGCCGTCCCTCACCCGTGTCATCGCCGGGATGAGGAGCACCGTGGACGCCTCGACGTCCCTGCCGATGTCCGCCCCGAGCATCCGGAGCCAGACGGGGGTGAACAGGGAGGCGTAGAGCGGGAACAGCAAGGTGCGGGCGAGGTCGAGCACGCGCTCGGTCGCCCAGACCCCCCAGCCGACCGAGCTGCGCACCGGGTAGATGCCCTCGCGGAGCCCGAGGCCGAGCAGCCGCACGATCACGACCACGAGCCCGGCGAGCACGAACCCGGAGACCAGAGTGGCGGGAATGAGGGCCGCTGCGGCGCGCAGCGCAGCCTCGCCGATGGACGCCGACCCCGCCATCCCGAACGCGACGATCACGCCGCCGGCCGCGAACGCGACGATCGGCAGCAGCGCAACGACCACGCCGCCGACGGCGTATGCGGCCAGCCAGCGTTTGCGCAGCGGGGGCCGCTCCTCGTCCCACCACGGCTCGCTCGGGCCCACCCGCACCGCGGGGGATCCGGCCCAGCGCTCGCCCGACCGCACGCGGCCGAAGACCGACGAGCCCGGATCGATCTGCGCGTTCTTGCCGATGCGCGTTCCCGGCAGCAGGGTGCTCCGCGCGCCGACGGTGCTGTTCGCGCCGATCCGCACGGCGCCGATGCGCAGCAGGTCGCCGTCGATCCAGTATCCGGAGAGGTCCACCTCCGGTTCGATGGCCGCGCCGTCGCCGATCCGGAGCATCCCGGTGACCGGCGGCAGTGCGTGCAGGTCGACGTTCGGCCCGATGCGGGCGCCGAGCGCCCGGGCGTAATAGGAGATCCAGGGCGCTCCGGCGAGGCTGACCGCGCCCACCTGGTGGGCCACCTGCTCGGCGAGCCACAACCGCAAGTGCACGCCGCCGCCGCGCGGGTAGTCGCCGGCGCGCACCCCGGAGAGCAGCAGCCTGGCGCAGACGACCGAGATGGCCATCCGGCCGAACGGCGTCGCGAACACGAGCAGGCCGACGATCAGCAGCCAGGCCGGCGTCGCCGGCAGGAAGCCGAAGCCGTCGAAGAGCCGCAGGATCGCGGACGCCGTGAGGGCGTAGAGCAGCCAGCGCACACCGCTGAGGACGAACAGCGGCACCCCGAGCACGGTCTGCAACCACTGCATCCTGGCCGGGGTGGGCGGCACGGCGTGGGTGGATGCCGTCGCCTCGCGTGCACCGGATGCGCGGGAGGCGAGCTCGGCCGCCATCGCCCCGAGCCGGGGATGCGCGTAGATGTCGGCCACCGTGAACTCCGGATCGCGCTGCCGGATGCGCGTGACCAGCTGCGCGGCGGAGAGCGAGCCGCCGCCGAGGTCGAAGAAGTTGTCTCCGTCGCCGGAGACGGGGAGGCCGAGCACCGCCTGCCAGTCGGCGGCGAGGGCGCTGAGCACCGGGTCGGCGTCGAGGCCGGTGTCGGCGTCCGGGCCGTCGCCAGTGCTACCCCCTGCGCCGCTGCCGGAAGCGCTGCGTGCCTGACCGGCAGGGAGCGGCCACGGCAACGCGGCTTTGTCCACCTTGCCGGACGTACGGGTCGGCAGCTCGCCGAGCACCGCGAGCAGGGGGACGAGCGCGGCGGGAAGCTCCTCGCGCAGCCGGGCGAGGGCGGCCGCCCTGTCGAACGCGCCGGGATCCACGGCGGACACGTAGCCGACGAGCACCTGGTTGCCCGACTCCGTCGTCCGCACGGCGACCGCGGCGGCGGAGACGCCGGGCAACTGCTGCAGTGCGGACTCGATCTCTCCCAGCTCGATGCGCCGGCCGCCGACCTTCACCTGGTCGTCCGCCCTGCCCTGGAACAGCAGGCCGGCCGGGTCGAAGCGAACGAGGTCGCCGCTGCGGTACGCCCGCTCCCAGCCGAGCGTCGGCAACGGAGCGTACTTCTCCGCATCCTTCGCCGGGTCGAGGTAGCGGGCCAGCCCGACGCCGCCGATGATCAGCTCGCCCACCTCGCCGTCGCCCACCGGCATCCCGTCGGCGTCGACCACCGCCAGGTCCCAGCCGTCGAGCGGCAGACCGATCCGCACCGGCTCACCCGGCCGCAGGAGGGAACCGCAGGCCACCACCGTCGCCTCGGTCGGGCCGTAGGTGTTCCAGACCTCCCGCCCGTCGACGGCGAGCCTGTCCACCAGCTCCGGCGGGCACGCCTCCCCGCCGAAGATCAGCAGCCGCACGTTCTCCAGCGACTCGGCGGGCCACAGCGCGGCGAGCGTCGGCACCGTCGACACGATGGTGATGCCGCGCGTGGTCAGCCACGGACCGAGATCCATCCCGCTGCGCACCAGCGACCGCGGAGCGGGCACGAGGCACGCACCGTGCCGCCAGGCCAGCCACATCTCCTCGCACGACGCGTCGAACGCGACGGACAGCCCGGCGAGCACCCGGTCGCTCTGACCGATCGGCTCGTCCTGCAGAAACAGCCTGGCCTCCGCATCCACGAACGCCGCGGCGGACCGGTGGCTGACGGCGACGCCCTTCGGCGTGCCGGTGGAGCCGGACGTGAAGATGATCCAGGCGTCGTCGTCGGGGGTCGGCGCGGAGATGATCGGGGTGGTGGCGGTGCTGGGATGCGCCGGGGCGCCCTCGAAGAGCTGCGACGACGCATCCACCGGCACAGCGTCGAGCGCATCGGCCGGGTCGGTGGGCAGGTACTCGGCGTCACCGGTGATGATGCCGCGCACGGCCGCCTCGCCGAAGACCAGCTCCGCCCGCTCCTCCGGGTCGTCCGCATCCACGGGAACGTACGCGGCCCCCGCGGCGATCACGGCGAGGATCGAGATGTACAGCTCGCGCGTTCCCGACGCCAGGCGGATGCCCACCCTGTCGCCGCGCCGCACCCCGGCCAGCGTCAGCCGAGCGGCCACCCGCACGACCGCCGCCATCAGCTCGCGGTAGCTGAGCGCGCCGCGCCCGTCCTCCAGGGCGGACGCATCCGGATGCGCGGCCGCTGTGGCGCGCAGCACATCCAGCAGCGTGCGTGGCTCAGCGGCGAACGCGCCGCGGTCCAGGATGCCCGTGCGAGCTTCGGTCACGTGTCACTCCATCCGAACGGCGAGGAAACGAACCTATGGGGCCACAGTAGCCAGCAGGTGAACGACCGGCTACTGCGACCCGCCCGACGCGTGGGTGCGGTGGCGCGCTGCGGTCAACTTGTGGCGGACAGAGCCTCCACGAGACGCGCCTTGGTCATCGACGAATAGCCGACGACACTGCGGCTGCGCGCTCTGCGTCGGAGTTCGACGACGGTGAGTTCGGCCAGCACCTCGCTGGCGGGGACTGGGGTGACGGCGGTGGAGGAGGAAGAGGAAGAGGTGGTGCGCTTCGCGGGGGTGGGGCGCTTGGCGGGAGACTTCGGGGCAGTGGCTTTCGCGGGAGTGGCTTTGGGAGCGCTGGCTTTCGGCGCTGTGACCTTCGGGGCGGCGACCGTCCGCCCGGTGGCTTTTGGCGCGGTGGCTTTGGTTGCCGCCTTGGTCGCGGCTGGCTTCGCCGCCTTCCCCGCGTCCTTCTTCCCGCTCGTCTTCGTCACGGGCGTCTTCGCAGGGGGCGTCTTCGCGGCGGGCTTCTTCGCGGCGGGCTTCCCCGCCGACTTCTTACGCAGCCGGTCGAACTCGCTTGCGAGTTCTTCGACTTTCTTCCTGGCCTTCTTGTCGACCTTCTTCGCCGCGCGTTTCGCGTCGGCGAGCGCCTCTTCCGCCTTCGCGAAGGCGTCGGCGGCGGACTTCTGGAGCTTGGACTGTTTCGGCATTGCGGGCCTCCTCGGCGGATTTCCTGCGCGGCACGGCCAGTTTTGCACCATCCGGTCGCGCCGTCGACGAAATGTCGCCGGTTCTTTGCCTGTTGGTCACACTCCGCGCGTAGCGTGCGGTCCACCGACCAGGAGGTGGACATGACATATACCGAAGCTTTCGACGTGGTGGATGCCGGCGAAGGGCGCTGGGACATCCAACTCCGCGAGACCCTGCTCGTCGCAGGGCAGGTGTGGCGCACGGCCGCCGGTTTCCTGCTCTGGGACTGGGCGGACCGCCAGCTCGGCACCTTCCCCAGCCTCGCCGAAGCGCTCCGCACGCTCTGGGCGACGCAGTCCCGCGAGCGCCTCGTCTAGCGGCGCGTCCGCCGCGCCAGCGCAGCCACCGCACCGCCGCGCGCGTCTCCTACGCCGACGCGGCCAGCCCCGCGGCCAGCTCGGCGAACACGTCAGCGGCGTCGGCGGACCGCACCAGCGGTGCCGCCTGCCCGAGCCACAGCGACTGCAGGTCGCCGATGCCGCGGCGCGAGGCCTCGGCGCGGAAGCGTCCGGTGAGCCAGTTCTGCACGGGGAACGGGGCCACCGCTCCCGCCGCTTCGATGGTGCGCACCGCCCTGTTCGCCGCGCCGCGTGCCAGCCGTCCGCTCATCGAGCGGGTCAGCACCGTGCGATCGGCCGGTGTCTCCCTGATGGCCCTGCGGTGCGCATCCGTCGCCGCCGACTGGTTCGTGGCCAGGAACGCCGTGCCCACCTGCACTCCGGATGCGCCGAGCGCGAGCGCAGCACGCACGCCCCGCCGGTCCGCGATGCCGCCGGCCGCGATGACGGGCACGTCCACCGCATCCACCACCTGCGGGATGAGCGCGAACGTGCCGATCAGCGACTCCTCGGCCGGACGCAGGAACGAGACGCGGTGCCCGGCCGCCTCCATCCCGGTGGCGACGATGGCGTCGACGCCGCCGTCCCGCAGCGCGACGGCCTCCGCGACGGTCGTGGCGGTGCCGACCACCGCGATCCCTCGGGCGTGGGCGGCCTCGACCGCCTCGGGCGACGGCACGCCGAACACGAAACTGATGGCGGCAGGGGATGCGGCGAGCGTCGCCTCGTACTGCTCCTCGAACGTCGGGAGGTAGCGGTCGGGGCGGGTGGGGAGTTCGAGGCCGAGCTCGTCGAAGATCGGGCGGAGCGCATCCACTGCCGCGGCGAACTCGGCGTCGGTCACGTCGGCCTCGCCCTGCTCGACGTGCGGGAGCCACAGGTTGAGCGCGAACGGGCGCTCGGTGCCGGCGCGGAGTTCGGCGGCGGTCTGCTCGATGCGCGCCGCGTCATAGCCGTAGAGGCCGTAGCCGCCGAGCCCGCCGAGGTCGCTGACGGTGGCGGTCAGCTCCACCGAGGAGAGTCCGCCGAACGGCCCGAGCAGGATCGGGGTGTCGATCCCGAGCAGCGTGGTGAGTTCGGCGCTGCGCCTGTCTGTGCTCATCGGCGTCCCTTCCTCGATCGTTCCGTGCCCATGATCCTCCGCCTCCGCGATCCTCAGCGCGCGGTCCAGCCGCCGTCCACGTGCAGGGTCTCCCCGCTGATCAGCGATGCGCCGTCCGAGGCCAGGAACACCACGGCGTCCGCGACCTCGCGCGGCTCTCCGATGCGGTGCAGTGCCGCGATCCGGTCGATCACGTCGGCCTCGAACGCGGGATCGGCCAGCATCTCCTCCGTGCCGTCCGTGCGCACGAAGGTCGGCGCGACGCAGTTCACCCGCACCCCGTGCACGCCCCACTCCACGGCGAAGCTCTTCGTCAGGTGCGCGACGGCCGCCTTGCTCAGGCAGTAGACCGCCTCGCCCGGCAGGGCGACCGAGCCGGCCTGCGAGCCGATGTTCACGATCGAGCCGCCGCCGTTGGCGATGAAATGTGCGCCGACGTACTGGCTGAGGAAGAAGGTCGACTTCACGTTGAGGTCGATGAGAGAGTCGAAGACGTCGACCGTGTACTCCTCGATCGG encodes the following:
- a CDS encoding DUF561 domain-containing protein, with translation MSTDRRSAELTTLLGIDTPILLGPFGGLSSVELTATVSDLGGLGGYGLYGYDAARIEQTAAELRAGTERPFALNLWLPHVEQGEADVTDAEFAAAVDALRPIFDELGLELPTRPDRYLPTFEEQYEATLAASPAAISFVFGVPSPEAVEAAHARGIAVVGTATTVAEAVALRDGGVDAIVATGMEAAGHRVSFLRPAEESLIGTFALIPQVVDAVDVPVIAAGGIADRRGVRAALALGASGVQVGTAFLATNQSAATDAHRRAIRETPADRTVLTRSMSGRLARGAANRAVRTIEAAGAVAPFPVQNWLTGRFRAEASRRGIGDLQSLWLGQAAPLVRSADAADVFAELAAGLAASA
- a CDS encoding Pls/PosA family non-ribosomal peptide synthetase — translated: MTEARTGILDRGAFAAEPRTLLDVLRATAAAHPDASALEDGRGALSYRELMAAVVRVAARLTLAGVRRGDRVGIRLASGTRELYISILAVIAAGAAYVPVDADDPEERAELVFGEAAVRGIITGDAEYLPTDPADALDAVPVDASSQLFEGAPAHPSTATTPIISAPTPDDDAWIIFTSGSTGTPKGVAVSHRSAAAFVDAEARLFLQDEPIGQSDRVLAGLSVAFDASCEEMWLAWRHGACLVPAPRSLVRSGMDLGPWLTTRGITIVSTVPTLAALWPAESLENVRLLIFGGEACPPELVDRLAVDGREVWNTYGPTEATVVACGSLLRPGEPVRIGLPLDGWDLAVVDADGMPVGDGEVGELIIGGVGLARYLDPAKDAEKYAPLPTLGWERAYRSGDLVRFDPAGLLFQGRADDQVKVGGRRIELGEIESALQQLPGVSAAAVAVRTTESGNQVLVGYVSAVDPGAFDRAAALARLREELPAALVPLLAVLGELPTRTSGKVDKAALPWPLPAGQARSASGSGAGGSTGDGPDADTGLDADPVLSALAADWQAVLGLPVSGDGDNFFDLGGGSLSAAQLVTRIRQRDPEFTVADIYAHPRLGAMAAELASRASGAREATASTHAVPPTPARMQWLQTVLGVPLFVLSGVRWLLYALTASAILRLFDGFGFLPATPAWLLIVGLLVFATPFGRMAISVVCARLLLSGVRAGDYPRGGGVHLRLWLAEQVAHQVGAVSLAGAPWISYYARALGARIGPNVDLHALPPVTGMLRIGDGAAIEPEVDLSGYWIDGDLLRIGAVRIGANSTVGARSTLLPGTRIGKNAQIDPGSSVFGRVRSGERWAGSPAVRVGPSEPWWDEERPPLRKRWLAAYAVGGVVVALLPIVAFAAGGVIVAFGMAGSASIGEAALRAAAALIPATLVSGFVLAGLVVVIVRLLGLGLREGIYPVRSSVGWGVWATERVLDLARTLLFPLYASLFTPVWLRMLGADIGRDVEASTVLLIPAMTRVRDGAFLADDTLVASYELGGGRVRVARSDIGARAFLGNSGMAAPGHRVPKDGLVAVLSAAPRKSKPGSSWLGSPPVRLRRSAASGDLSRTYSPSAGLRVARALWELCRIVPVFVTCAIGLGVLFTLTALAEAWGPWAAVLLSGVVMLAFGAVAAAVSTVAKWALVQRIRVAEHPLWSSFVWRSEVSDAFVEMVAAPWFAQAASGTPALVWWLRSLGARIGRGVWCESYWLPEADLVRLGDASTVNRGCVVQTHLFHDRIMSMDTVTLETGGTLGPHSVILPAARIGAHATVGPASLVMRGELVPDRSRWSGNPIGPWREVKVADYHATVS
- a CDS encoding histone H1 gives rise to the protein MPKQSKLQKSAADAFAKAEEALADAKRAAKKVDKKARKKVEELASEFDRLRKKSAGKPAAKKPAAKTPPAKTPVTKTSGKKDAGKAAKPAATKAATKATAPKATGRTVAAPKVTAPKASAPKATPAKATAPKSPAKRPTPAKRTTSSSSSSTAVTPVPASEVLAELTVVELRRRARSRSVVGYSSMTKARLVEALSATS
- a CDS encoding SDR family NAD(P)-dependent oxidoreductase: MGDQLEGRRVLVTGAARGLGRAIAVASAAAGADVALGVRDETAVSGLVAEIEALGRRALPVRMDVTDLAQSYAAVDRAIEEFGGLDVLVNNAGGGVPDRPIEEYTVDVFDSLIDLNVKSTFFLSQYVGAHFIANGGGSIVNIGSQAGSVALPGEAVYCLSKAAVAHLTKSFAVEWGVHGVRVNCVAPTFVRTDGTEEMLADPAFEADVIDRIAALHRIGEPREVADAVVFLASDGASLISGETLHVDGGWTAR